Sequence from the uncultured Bacteroides sp. genome:
CAGGAGTGAGTTATAATATTGATTTGCTTCTTGATTCATTTCTTCTTTTATTGTAGTGTAAAGTATTGCCCCTCTCTACATCTATCTGCAGAGAGGATTCCCTTTTCCTGATTAAGAACTTTGTTCCAGAAATATTTTACTCTGAAATTACTTTCTTCTTCTCCTTTATAATAAGGATGCTCATCTCATAAAGAAGGCAAAGAGGGATGGCCACCACTGAAAGTGTAAATGGATCGCCGGTTGGTGTAATTACTGCTGCTATTACAAAGATGATGACAATGGCGTGCTTTCTGTATTTACGAAGGAATGACTTGGAAACAAGTCCAATCTTGGCCAGCAACCATGTAACCAGTGGAAGCTCAAAGACCAGTCCCATTACCAGGATCAGTGTCATGAAGTTATCAATATAGGAATTGAGAGATATCTGATTGGTGATGGTTTCACTTAGCTGATAGGTAGCTAAAAAGCGCAAGGTAAGGGGAAAGACCATGAAATAGCCCAGCAGCACTCCCAAAAAGAACATGACTGTTCCTATGCCCAGTGCTGTACGCACATTCTTTATCTCGTTATCATAGAGCGCAGGTTTAATAAACCCCCAGATCTCGAACAGCAGATAGGGCACAGAGGCTATTACCGACATCCAAAAGGAGGAGGATATGTGAATAAAGAAAGGTGCAGCCAGATTGATGTTGACTAGCTTCACCTCAAATTTCTGAGTGAAGAAGTCGCCAGTGAGCTGCAGCAAGTTTCCTATATCATGAAGCAGGGAATAGAAGGCAAAGTCATTGTGACAGGGTGCAAGGATTACCTTGTCGAACAGAAAAGGCATAGCAATAAAAAAGCCAGTCAGCAGGACAAACCATACCGCACACACCCGGAACAACACACGACGTAAATCGTCCAAGTGGTCCCAGAACGTCATTTCAGCCATGTGTTCTTATTTTTTCTTCTCGTCTTCAGAAGGTTTTTCTATTTCGTCTTTGGTGCTTTTAATCTCCTCTTCAGCTTCTTTCATGCCGTCTTTAAAGCTCTTCACACCTTTGCCAAGTCCTTTCATCAACTCAGGGATTTTCTTTCCGCCAAACAAAAGAAGTACAATCAAACAAACTACAAGAAGTTCAGGGAACCCAACATTCATAAAAAGTAATGTGCTATGTAACATATCGGTCGTTTATAAATTTATTTATTATATAGATTTGATGGCAAAGCTAAACAAAAGAAGCTAACCTGCAAATTTTTGGGCCTGTTTAATTTCATTCTTTCAACCAAAAATTAATCCTGGAAATAAACTCTCTTTACACGAGAGGATACGCTTGTA
This genomic interval carries:
- the tatC gene encoding twin-arginine translocase subunit TatC, yielding MAEMTFWDHLDDLRRVLFRVCAVWFVLLTGFFIAMPFLFDKVILAPCHNDFAFYSLLHDIGNLLQLTGDFFTQKFEVKLVNINLAAPFFIHISSSFWMSVIASVPYLLFEIWGFIKPALYDNEIKNVRTALGIGTVMFFLGVLLGYFMVFPLTLRFLATYQLSETITNQISLNSYIDNFMTLILVMGLVFELPLVTWLLAKIGLVSKSFLRKYRKHAIVIIFVIAAVITPTGDPFTLSVVAIPLCLLYEMSILIIKEKKKVISE
- the tatA gene encoding twin-arginine translocase TatA/TatE family subunit, with the protein product MLHSTLLFMNVGFPELLVVCLIVLLLFGGKKIPELMKGLGKGVKSFKDGMKEAEEEIKSTKDEIEKPSEDEKKK